A genomic region of Kluyveromyces marxianus DMKU3-1042 DNA, complete genome, chromosome 5 contains the following coding sequences:
- the REF2 gene encoding RNA-processing protein REF2, whose protein sequence is MLATSTMNNLIPQKVNITHALQSSVIEKMKLDIKQFQSMPELKQDQMEVVDNYIDSLDSAFTQFCMDNDHVEKRKDGVTDADVELYEGLKRMYLSYMSQLAEIKKERIQKDQEVSKDKPLEYIQQELPYLQPSDRSAFIKELLEKPSLSLTKADDLLKAVQNLAIIDGTLKDNLKLYHDLLLKVGYEEFQINDILPHVENNSEAIIPPEKNLIQENLIQDFDTNEDKKKISFSKYLKKDGKDGRDSKDINGSLKRSLTPEPTEEHHIEKKVKKDSTNTSGLVSILKNENKKRNRIFTGIRFVDDSKLVTIFGDGLPNDGLIASPKQLKKILKPFKDGEPAEFILEGWNGHGARPLIIEIKGVKNSDISEIKNGPVKLSTQAPSSLMKNFTSFSPDLNKPALEPVHIEEEEDSSKSKKKQRAPIVARAFGKNSLLLRKDRGGLPYKRVPEVNPNTYPIRPNTSENDDTYELFE, encoded by the coding sequence ATGTTAGCAACCTCAACGATGAATAATCTAATACCACAGAAGGTAAATATAACACATGCGTTACAATCCAGCGTAATAgagaagatgaagttggACATTAAGCAATTCCAAAGCATGCCTGAGCTGAAACAAGATCAGATGGAAGTAGTGGATAATTATATAGATTCCTTAGATTCAGCTTTCACTCAATTTTGTATGGATAACGATCATGTGGAGAAACGTAAAGATGGTGTGACTGATGCTGATGTAGAGCTGTATGAAGGTTTAAAACGGATGTATTTAAGTTACATGAGCCAGCTTGCAGAGATCAAAAAGGAAAGGATACAAAAAGACCAAGAAGTCAGCAAAGATAAGCCATTGGAATATATACAACAAGAACTACCATACTTACAGCCTTCAGACAGATCTGCTTTTATCAAAGAATTATTAGAAAAACCTTCGTTGTCACTTACTAAAGCAGATGATTTGTTAAAAGCAGTGCAAAACCTAGCTATCATAGATGGGACATTGAAAGATAACTTAAAATTATACcatgatcttcttctgaagGTAGGCTACgaagaatttcaaattAATGATATACTTCCGCATGTTGAAAATAATTCAGAAGCAATAATACCTCCAGAAAAGAATCTAATACAAGAAAACTTAATTCAAGATTTTGACACCAATGAagacaaaaagaaaatctctttctctaaatatttgaagaaagatggCAAAGATGGCAGAGATTCGAAAGATATTAATGGCTCACTAAAGCGGTCTCTTACGCCTGAGCCAACGGAAGAACATCatatagaaaaaaaagttaaaaaggATAGTACAAACACCAGCGGATTGGTATCAATTCTcaagaatgaaaataaaaagagaaatagAATTTTCACGGGCATCAGATTTGTAGATGATTCAAAATTAGTCACAATTTTTGGAGATGGTCTTCCCAACGACGGACTGATTGCTTCTCCAAAACAGCTGAAAAAAATTCTAAAGCCATTTAAGGATGGTGAACCTGCAGAATTCATTTTAGAAGGGTGGAATGGTCATGGTGCGCGTCCACtcattattgaaattaaagGAGTTAAAAATTCAGATATCAGCGAAATTAAAAACGGACCTGTCAAACTTTCGACCCAAGCTCCCTCTTCCCTAATGAAGAACTTCACATCTTTTAGTCCTGATTTAAACAAACCTGCATTGGAACCTGTCCatatcgaagaagaagaagattcatccaaatccaaaaagaaacagagagCCCCTATTGTGGCTCGTGCATTTGGCAAGAATTCCTTACTACTAAGGAAAGATCGGGGAGGATTGCCATACAAGAGAGTCCCTGAAGTTAATCCAAATACATATCCAATAAGGCCGAATACGTCAGAAAACGATGATACGTATGAGCTTTTCGAATGA
- the CAB5 gene encoding putative dephospho-CoA kinase, whose product MLVIGLTGGIACGKSTVSSRFRDHYRIPVVDADAIARQILDPGENAYKRVVRYFSNKVNNLVLPDGSINRPALGAYIFSNPEERKVLNGITHPEVRHTILLKILTHYLKFHSMCILDVPLLFEANLDIICGLTVSVVCSREIQLKRLLERNPELTKEQALARIDSQMNIDDRIARSDYIIDNNGDIRELYGNIEGLLAYIKPSSVTVWLEYFPPYGFIAALSVILSRYLKQRWPAKFVNNRSNNNDNKGKNEDNKEEDRNVPEHSHREMELNPNDSTAKLVSIKQENVKPKTTTSVLNGNSDSTELNTRKRRGSNIKVLHHSK is encoded by the coding sequence ATGTTGGTGATTGGATTAACTGGAGGAATAGCATGCGGAAAATCAACTGTTTCCAGTAGATTTAGGGACCACTATAGAATACCAGTGGTAGACGCTGATGCGATAGCAAGACAAATTTTAGATCCTGGTGAAAATGCTTACAAAAGAGTGGTTAGATATTTCTCGAATAAAGTGAACAATTTAGTGTTGCCTGATGGTAGCATTAACAGACCAGCTTTAGGTGCATACATATTTTCGAATCCTGAAGAGCGTAAAGTTTTAAATGGAATTACTCATCCAGAAGTAAGACACACTATTCTATTAAAGATTCTGACCCATTATCTTAAATTTCATTCAATGTGCATATTAGATGTGCCCCTTCTTTTCGAAGCTAATTTGGACATAATATGCGGACTTACAGTTAGCGTTGTTTGTAGCCGAGAAATCCAATTAAAGAGGTTATTGGAAAGGAATCCAGAATTGACAAAAGAACAAGCGCTGGCTCGCATTGACTCACAAATGAACATTGATGATCGCATAGCTCGATCAGATTATATCATCGATAATAACGGTGATATAAGGGAACTTTACGGGAATATTGAAGGTTTATTGGCGTACATTAAACCATCTTCCGTAACAGTGTGGTTAGAATACTTTCCACCATATGGATTTATAGCAGCCTTATCAGTAATCTTATCAAGGTATCTGAAACAACGGTGGCCGGCTAAATTTGTTAATAACCGTTcgaataataatgataataaagGGAAAAACGAGgacaacaaagaagaagatcgCAACGTGCCAGAACATAGTCACCGTGAAATGGAGCTAAATCCAAATGATAGTACTGCAAAGTTGGTATCAATAAAGCAGGAAAATGTAAAgccaaaaacaacaactaGTGTTTTGAATGGAAACAGCGATTCGACGGAATTAAACACTCggaagagaagaggaagtAATATAAAAGTTCTCCATCATAGCAAATAA
- the CBS2 gene encoding Cbs2p: MLLPRVYATGSSVVTSALVFDIAKIPYQPTVPNIVFLLQDPAHLANFTDQNSKLTVFGKIPDTKQFMASCAPPKLATGKLSSIDNLIVGEVSNKSFSITLQKYKCSLRKDSNVLLINPGFGLLELINKNIWTKEDERPNIFLGNIDNELDIIKPADDFALRIDRVPIPLSITKVPSRIESYSYLSESPKEWVNNSPLMQLIKKLNWNQNDNHIFKPSFFQYGDFMLIKFERLLVESCVEPLAMLLECELYGELLNSPFFFQMVDDLLAEQMHVLNITYPYLRNVKHYDTVFHRPTLKKVIQKHLHDRRFLTPSMLKKHRLLNKTNINQLTGYFVGLATYKRISIPQNELILRLVRGKVQTLKDKPLTWDL, encoded by the coding sequence ATGTTACTCCCCAGAGTTTATGCAACGGGTTCATCCGTAGTCACATCAGCATTGGTATTTGATATTGCAAAGATACCTTATCAACCAACCGTTCCAaacattgtttttttattacaGGACCCCGCTCATTTAGCGAACTTTACAGATCAAAATTCTAAATTAACTGTATTTGGTAAAATACCAGACACTAAACAATTCATGGCTTCATGCGCGCCTCCAAAATTGGCAACAGGAAAACTGTCATCCATTGATAATCTGATAGTTGGGGAAGTATCAAATAAATCCTTTAGTATCACGTTACAAAAGTACAAATGTAGTCTTCGCAAGGATTCTAATGTTTTACTTATAAATCCAGGATTTGGACTTCTAGAGCTCATCAATAAGAACATATggacaaaagaagatgaaagaCCCAACATTTTCCTTGGAAATATTGACAATGAGCTAGACATTATAAAACCCGCAGATGATTTTGCACTGAGAATTGATCGTGTACCGATTCCATTAAGTATCACTAAAGTACCGAGCAGAATTGAATCGTACAGTTATCTTTCAGAATCTCCTAAAGAATGGGTGAACAATTCTCCTCTAATGCAACttataaaaaaactaaacTGGAACCAAAATGATAACCATATCTTCAAACCATCATTCTTTCAATACGGAGATTTCATGCTAATCAAATTCGAAAGACTACTAGTTGAATCATGCGTGGAACCTTTAGCTATGCTACTAGAATGCGAATTATACGGAGAGTTATTGAACTCACCgttctttttccaaatgGTGGATGATTTATTAGCAGAACAGATGCACGTTTTAAATATAACGTATCCATACCTGCGAAATGTTAAGCATTATGACACTGTCTTTCATAGACCTAcattaaaaaaagtaaTTCAGAAACATTTACATGATCGAAGGTTTTTGACACCAAGCATGCTTAAAAAGCACAGACTTCTAAATAAGACCAACATCAACCAACTAACTGGATATTTTGTCGGGCTTGCCACTTATAAACGTATCTCTATCCCTCAAAACGAACTTATCCTAAGACTGGTTAGAGGTAAAGTTCAGACACTGAAAGATAAACCCTTGACATGGGACTTGTAA